ATAACAAATTAATTCCCTGAGGGTCATTAGGAATATTTCCAGGTGCAAAAATCCAGCTCCATACAGTACCTGTAACTACAAATGAAATTGCCATTGGAAATAAAAAGAGATTTTGGAAAAAACGTGATCCTTTTAATCCTTTGTCAATCATATTTGCTAAGAATAAGCCTAATCCAACAGAACCTGCTATAAAGAATACTGTAAAAAACAATGTATTCCACAAATCGGTCTGGAATCTTGCATCCATAAATATTCTTTGATAATTTCTAAATCCAACGAATTTATATACACCTCTTAATAAACTGCTGAAGCTATTCCAGTTGGAAAAAGAGGTCCTTATTGTCCAGAAAATAAAATAGTATACAAATATACCTATTAAAATCAATGATGGAAGAATTATTAAAAAACCTATCCTCGATTTTCTTTTTTGAATGCTCATCTTTTCACCTCTTTTTTATAAAACCCGGCTGTGAAGCCGGGTTTGTCTATTATTCAGTGAGATATCCCTGGTCTTCTGCAGCCCACATAATATCTCTTAAAGCAGAAGATACGTTCTTTTTAACAAGGAATCTGTTTAATGTATCGTTTAATGTAGTTACAAATCCTTCTGGTGCTGCTGAACCGTGAATAATTGATGGAACAACTGCAACTTTTGAGAAATCATTCATTGACCATGTTAAGTAAACATCATATTTTGATTTATCTGCATCAATTCTTGCAGGGATAGAACCTTTAATTGGATTGAAGATATCCTGAGCTTCTTTTGTTGAGATGAATTTTAACCATTTTAAAGCATTTTCTCTATGTGGTGCATTCTTTGGTAGTCCAAATGTATCTGAAATAAACATAAATGCATCTGCTGTACCTGGTACTGCAAACCAACCAAAGTCTACGCCAGGTTTCCAACCTAATGTTTTATAATAACCTTCTGCCCAGTCACCCATTACGTTAAATAAAGCTTTTCCTTCAAATACAAGTCTTGAAGCATCCTGCCATGTTAATGCTGAATGGTCTCTATTGAAGTATGGAATTAATCTTTCAAGGATAACAAATGACATTTCTAATTCTGGAGAATCGAAAGATGTTTTTCCTGTGAATAATCCTTTATATCCTTCAGGTCCAAATGTTGAAAGCATTATGTTTTCAAATAAATGTGTTGTTGTCCATTTATTTTTATCTCCTAAGGCAAGAGGAATGTATCCTGCTTCTTGAGCCTTTTTTAATGCTGCAAAAAATTCTGACCATGTTGTTGGTTCTTTTGTCAAACCTAATTTTCTGAATATTTTTTTGTTATAGAATACAACATTTCCTCTATGAACATTTACAGGTATAGAATATACTTCTCCCTGATAGCTACAAATATTCATAACATCTTTTGGGAATTTATTATATACGCCCCAGTCTTTTAAATATTGTGTTAATGGTTCCATTAATCCAGGAATTACATATGTATCTGTTAATTCCATACCAGCATGTACCTGGAATGAATCTGGAGGGTTACCACCGAGCATTCTTGTTTTTAAAACTGCTTTTGCATTAGTACCTGCGCCACCTGCTACAGCTGCATTGATGATATTTATGTTTGGATATATTTCATTAAATCTGTGGAACAAGGCTAATAAACCTTCTTCTTCTCCTCCACCGGTCCACCAACTAAAAATCTCTAAATCATTAGATGCTGCAAATACACTACTTACCAATAATAATACAGCAATGAAACCTACTAAAAACTTCTTCATACCTTCACACCCCCTGTTTAGGATTGATATTTAACCACTATGTGGTTTTTCTTTTTATTAAGTCAATATCTAATATAATTTTTTCCGGTTTATGCCTTTTGTTATTAATCTTTTCCAATAATAAATTGAAAGCTTTGAAACCTAACTCAAATTTTGGTATTTTTATTGTCGTTAAATCTATAATTGAGGAGTAAATAATATCGTCATATCCCACTACAGCTACTTTTTCTGGAACATTAATATTATGTTCTCTTAAGGCTTTTAATGCACCATAAGCTAAAATATCGTTAAAACAGAATATTCCATCAAAATCCACCTTTTCTTTTATTAATTCATTTATCTTTTCGTATGCGGCAATCATATCTTCTTCTATTGTATAGACCATTTTTTTGCTGAATCTTATGTTATATTCTTTTAAAGCTTTTTTATAACCAGAAAACCTTGAATATGAAACAAAATTATGATTATACACGTCCAGAAAAAGAATTTTTTTCTTTCCGTTTTCTATTAAATGTTTTGTAGCCAAATATCCGCCTTTAAAATCATCAGCATATATTTCATCGGCATCCATTCCTTCAAAATGATCACCAACTATAACGTATGGAATATTGAGGTTTACCAATGCCTGAAATTTATCAGATTTTTGTTTTTGATTTCTAACAGGACTAATTAATATTCCATCTACACGTTTTTCGAACATTAATTTTAGAGCTTTTTTTTCAACTTCATAATTTTTTTCAACATCTATTAAAATAAGACTGTAATCATTTTCTTTAGTAGCTTTTTCAATTCCTTTTAAAACCTCAACAAAGAAAGGGTTTGTAATATCTTTGAAAATAACTCCTATTGTTTTT
This is a stretch of genomic DNA from Marinitoga piezophila KA3. It encodes these proteins:
- a CDS encoding ABC transporter substrate-binding protein: MKKFLVGFIAVLLLVSSVFAASNDLEIFSWWTGGGEEEGLLALFHRFNEIYPNINIINAAVAGGAGTNAKAVLKTRMLGGNPPDSFQVHAGMELTDTYVIPGLMEPLTQYLKDWGVYNKFPKDVMNICSYQGEVYSIPVNVHRGNVVFYNKKIFRKLGLTKEPTTWSEFFAALKKAQEAGYIPLALGDKNKWTTTHLFENIMLSTFGPEGYKGLFTGKTSFDSPELEMSFVILERLIPYFNRDHSALTWQDASRLVFEGKALFNVMGDWAEGYYKTLGWKPGVDFGWFAVPGTADAFMFISDTFGLPKNAPHRENALKWLKFISTKEAQDIFNPIKGSIPARIDADKSKYDVYLTWSMNDFSKVAVVPSIIHGSAAPEGFVTTLNDTLNRFLVKKNVSSALRDIMWAAEDQGYLTE
- a CDS encoding LacI family DNA-binding transcriptional regulator, which codes for MGKRYVTIKDIAKVANVSINTVSRALNNKPDINEETKKKILKIADELGYVKNATASSLRNRKTKTIGVIFKDITNPFFVEVLKGIEKATKENDYSLILIDVEKNYEVEKKALKLMFEKRVDGILISPVRNQKQKSDKFQALVNLNIPYVIVGDHFEGMDADEIYADDFKGGYLATKHLIENGKKKILFLDVYNHNFVSYSRFSGYKKALKEYNIRFSKKMVYTIEEDMIAAYEKINELIKEKVDFDGIFCFNDILAYGALKALREHNINVPEKVAVVGYDDIIYSSIIDLTTIKIPKFELGFKAFNLLLEKINNKRHKPEKIILDIDLIKRKTT